A DNA window from Bacillus carboniphilus contains the following coding sequences:
- a CDS encoding divergent polysaccharide deacetylase family protein — MKILICSFFLLFSFTPQGLAESPDEPKNELAIVIDDLGNDMKGTEEMLMLPTKLTVAVMPFMPTTKEDAELAHKYGHEVILHLPMQPKRGKKSWLGPGAITTDLSNEEIRKRVEDAIKDVPHIVGMNHHMGSKATEDERVMRIVLEVCKEKGLFYLDSMTSSKSVVEKLAKELNVPYLENDFFFDDVYTTRHISKQANLLAHKIPENEQPIAIGHVGITGPKMVTVLKQFIPIFEKRANIVHLSDLIEEHRLLENQM, encoded by the coding sequence GTGAAAATCTTAATTTGCAGCTTCTTCCTGCTTTTTTCATTTACTCCACAAGGTTTAGCAGAATCTCCAGATGAACCTAAAAACGAGCTAGCCATTGTCATCGATGATTTAGGTAATGATATGAAGGGAACAGAAGAAATGCTAATGCTTCCCACTAAACTGACAGTAGCTGTCATGCCATTTATGCCCACGACCAAAGAAGATGCAGAGCTGGCACATAAATATGGTCATGAGGTCATTCTTCATTTACCCATGCAGCCGAAAAGGGGGAAAAAATCCTGGCTCGGTCCAGGGGCCATCACAACGGATCTAAGTAATGAGGAGATCCGGAAGCGGGTGGAAGACGCGATTAAGGATGTACCGCATATTGTAGGGATGAATCATCATATGGGTTCGAAGGCTACTGAAGACGAAAGAGTCATGCGGATTGTTCTTGAGGTATGTAAGGAAAAAGGTTTATTCTATCTGGACAGCATGACCTCAAGTAAAAGCGTTGTTGAAAAGCTGGCCAAAGAATTGAATGTGCCATATTTAGAAAATGATTTCTTTTTTGATGATGTCTACACGACCAGGCATATTTCAAAGCAAGCCAATTTATTGGCCCATAAAATTCCAGAAAATGAACAGCCGATCGCGATCGGACATGTTGGGATTACAGGACCAAAGATGGTTACGGTGTTAAAACAATTCATTCCTATTTTTGAAAAGAGGGCAAATATTGTTCATCTTTCTGATTTAATTGAAGAGCATAGATTGCTTGAAAACCAGATGTAA
- a CDS encoding type II toxin-antitoxin system PemK/MazF family toxin, producing MSKNGRRGEIWTVELNGKRRPVVIVSNDNIIAELDHLIATVSSKQVRNEFDVVIEWWKEAGLDKPSIVRCSKLHTLHYQELLFRIGKLHENDLERVLTTIRNYF from the coding sequence ATGAGTAAAAACGGGAGACGTGGGGAAATCTGGACTGTTGAACTAAATGGAAAGAGAAGGCCAGTTGTAATTGTTAGCAATGATAATATAATTGCAGAATTAGATCATTTAATAGCTACTGTATCTAGTAAACAGGTTAGAAATGAATTTGATGTTGTTATTGAATGGTGGAAGGAAGCAGGGCTAGACAAACCTTCAATAGTAAGATGTTCAAAATTACATACACTACATTATCAAGAATTATTATTTAGGATTGGTAAATTACATGAGAATGACCTGGAAAGAGTGTTAACTACCATAAGAAATTACTTTTAA